From the Methanoculleus caldifontis genome, the window ACCCGGCCTTCTCGTAGAGCCGGAAGACGTTCGGGTCTTGCCGGCCGGTCAGGAGCATCACCTTGTAGCAGCCCTGCTCCCACGCATGGTCCAGCACATGGGCGAGGAGCGCCGTGCCGAACCCCCGGTTCCGGTGCTCACGATGAGTCACGACGTTCTCGATGAGCCCGTAGGGCCGTGCGCCCCGCGTGAGGTTCGGAAGAATATGTAAGACGCAGGTGGAGACGGGCACGCCCCCGTATTCGAGGATGAAGAGACGGGTCCGGGGGTCGGCGAGGATCTCCTGCCAGGCCTTCCGGAGCGCATGGTCGCCGGCTTCCTCGTCGGCGTCGTGCATATGCGTATAGAGGGAGAGGACGGCGTCGAGGTCCTCGAAGACGGCCGGGCGAACGAGCGGGGTAGCGCTCTGCATATACCCCAATCGACCATTCCGGTAATCTTCTTTTGGTTTCACCGCCGGGGTTCCGCCCCCGCGAGCCGCCTCCCCTTCTCCGTCAGGGTATACCGCACGACCCCTGGAGAACCGGTCCCGCCGCACCCGGAGCACCCCGCACAACAGCAGGACGGCGCCGTTTCACCGGCCGGCTCCCCGCATTCCCCGCTCCGTTCGACGAAGCCGAGGCGTTCCATCATGAAGAGCCGCTCCGTGAGGGCATCCGGCGGCAGGTTCAGCTCGGCTGCAAGCAACGGGAGGATGAACCCCCCGTCCATGAGCCGCCGTGCTATCGTCAGGATCATGCCGCCGAAAGCCCCCGGAAGAACGCCCTCTCCCACGCCAGGAATCCGGCGGCCCCGATGACCCCGAGGTAGAGGAGGTGGCTCACCAGATCCGCGGCCGACCACTCGGCCCACTCCCCGACGAGATAGGCGTCGATCCCCGCCGCACCGAGGGCGAGGAGGTCCACGAGCCCGAACGCGACCGAGAGGAGGATCCCGACGGAGACGAAGATCGCACC encodes:
- a CDS encoding GNAT family N-acetyltransferase; translation: MQSATPLVRPAVFEDLDAVLSLYTHMHDADEEAGDHALRKAWQEILADPRTRLFILEYGGVPVSTCVLHILPNLTRGARPYGLIENVVTHREHRNRGFGTALLAHVLDHAWEQGCYKVMLLTGRQDPNVFRLYEKAGFVRGVKEGLVAYPPPSGR